One genomic region from Halococcus qingdaonensis encodes:
- the ncsA gene encoding tRNA 2-thiolation protein NcsA encodes MNCTKCDRDAVVHAAYSGAHLCEQHLRASVEKRVRRRIRQDGLIGDDATPENPETWLIGLSGGKDSVVLTSILEETFADDPRIELVALTIHEGIEGYRDESLDAASGLADGLDIHHEVVSYTDEFDLEMDDVVEKDPEGMAACAYCGVFRRNLLADYAHEFGADKLLTGHNLDDEAQTALMNFFEGDVAQMAKHFDASLGPFDERTETDEFVPRAKPLRDVPEKEVALYAHLADLPVHMAECPHSTEAYRGEIQELLLDMEERHPGTRHSIMAGYEELAKLAASAYGEDGADLGECERCGNATTRDVCRTCQLTEAVHAV; translated from the coding sequence ATGAACTGCACCAAGTGCGACCGCGACGCGGTGGTTCACGCGGCGTACTCCGGGGCGCATCTCTGTGAGCAGCATCTCCGAGCATCGGTCGAAAAGCGCGTTCGTCGGCGGATCAGACAGGACGGACTCATCGGCGACGATGCGACCCCCGAGAACCCCGAAACGTGGCTCATCGGGCTCTCGGGTGGGAAGGATAGCGTCGTGCTCACCTCGATTCTCGAAGAGACGTTCGCCGATGACCCACGCATCGAGCTGGTCGCGCTCACCATCCACGAGGGGATCGAGGGCTATCGTGACGAGAGCCTCGACGCCGCGAGCGGGCTCGCCGACGGGCTGGACATCCACCACGAGGTCGTGAGCTACACTGACGAGTTCGATCTGGAGATGGACGACGTCGTCGAGAAGGATCCCGAGGGGATGGCCGCGTGTGCGTACTGCGGGGTCTTCCGGCGCAATCTGCTCGCCGATTATGCCCACGAGTTCGGCGCGGACAAACTCCTGACGGGCCACAACCTCGACGACGAGGCCCAGACCGCGCTGATGAACTTCTTTGAGGGTGACGTCGCCCAGATGGCCAAACACTTCGACGCGAGCCTCGGGCCGTTCGACGAGCGCACGGAGACCGACGAGTTCGTCCCGCGTGCGAAGCCGCTGCGAGATGTCCCCGAAAAGGAGGTCGCACTCTACGCCCATCTCGCCGATCTCCCCGTTCACATGGCCGAATGTCCGCACTCGACGGAGGCCTATCGTGGTGAAATCCAAGAGCTCCTGCTCGACATGGAGGAGCGCCACCCCGGTACGCGCCACTCGATCATGGCCGGCTACGAGGAGCTGGCAAAACTGGCCGCCAGTGCCTACGGCGAGGACGGTGCCGATCTCGGGGAATGCGAGCGCTGTGGCAACGCCACCACGCGCGACGTCTGCCGGACGTGCCAGCTCACCGAGGCGGTTCACGCGGTCTGA
- the ftsZ gene encoding cell division protein FtsZ, translating to MQDIVESALENAELEKQRRDEAELEEFGDPRIVVVGCGGAGNNTVNRLYNIGVEGAETIAINTDKQHLQMIEADTRVLVGKSLTQGLGAGGDPEMGQRATEMAQSTIKEVLTGADLVFVTAGMGGGTGTGAAPVVSEIASDEGAIVVGMVSTPFNVERARTVKAEEGLEELRNAADSIIVLDNNRLLDYVPNLPVGKAFSVMDQLIAETVKGISETITQPSLINLDYADMTSIMNQGGVAVMLVGETQDKNKTEEVVKDAMTHPLLDVDYRGASGGLVHITGGPDLTLKEAEEIAERITDRLDPSANVIWGSRIREEYKGKVRVMAIMTGVQSAQVLGPDAQQQADRSRAALDEEFEVPTQSDGGHDEPDRQNDLDVIR from the coding sequence ATGCAGGACATCGTCGAGTCGGCGCTCGAAAACGCCGAACTCGAGAAACAGCGGCGCGACGAGGCCGAACTGGAGGAGTTCGGCGATCCGCGCATCGTCGTCGTCGGCTGTGGCGGTGCCGGCAACAACACCGTCAACAGGCTCTACAACATCGGCGTCGAGGGTGCCGAGACCATCGCCATCAACACCGACAAACAGCATCTCCAGATGATCGAGGCCGACACGCGCGTGCTCGTCGGCAAGTCCCTCACGCAGGGGCTCGGCGCGGGCGGCGATCCGGAGATGGGTCAGCGTGCGACCGAGATGGCCCAGAGCACCATCAAGGAGGTGCTCACCGGGGCCGATCTCGTGTTCGTCACCGCGGGGATGGGTGGCGGAACGGGCACGGGGGCAGCACCGGTCGTCTCGGAGATCGCCAGCGACGAGGGCGCGATCGTCGTCGGGATGGTCTCCACACCGTTCAACGTCGAGCGCGCCAGAACTGTCAAGGCCGAGGAGGGGCTCGAAGAGCTTCGCAACGCGGCCGACTCGATCATCGTCCTCGACAACAACCGCCTGCTCGACTACGTCCCCAACCTCCCCGTCGGCAAGGCGTTCTCGGTGATGGATCAACTCATCGCCGAGACGGTCAAGGGGATCTCGGAGACGATCACCCAGCCGTCGCTCATCAACCTCGACTACGCCGACATGACCTCCATCATGAACCAGGGCGGCGTCGCGGTGATGCTCGTCGGCGAAACCCAGGACAAGAACAAGACCGAGGAGGTCGTCAAGGACGCGATGACCCACCCCCTGCTCGACGTCGATTACCGGGGTGCCTCGGGCGGACTGGTCCACATCACCGGCGGTCCGGATCTCACGCTGAAGGAGGCCGAGGAGATCGCCGAGCGGATCACCGACCGGCTCGACCCGAGCGCGAACGTCATCTGGGGCTCGCGCATCCGCGAGGAGTACAAGGGGAAGGTCCGCGTGATGGCGATCATGACCGGTGTCCAGAGCGCGCAGGTGCTCGGTCCCGACGCCCAACAGCAGGCCGACCGCTCGCGCGCGGCACTCGACGAGGAGTTCGAAGTCCCGACCCAGAGCGACGGCGGTCACGACGAACCCGACCGACAGAACGATCTCGACGTCATCCGATAG
- a CDS encoding ribbon-helix-helix domain-containing protein — protein sequence MERVTLRIPKQQIEEVERMVELGDYPNRSEAIRAAVREMVAEERSDDRPTERPFARA from the coding sequence ATGGAGCGTGTGACACTGCGAATTCCGAAACAGCAGATCGAGGAGGTCGAACGGATGGTCGAACTCGGCGACTATCCGAACCGGAGCGAGGCGATCCGGGCGGCGGTCAGGGAGATGGTCGCCGAGGAACGGTCGGACGATCGTCCGACGGAACGACCGTTCGCGAGGGCCTGA
- a CDS encoding zinc ribbon domain-containing protein — MSKITFRADDELIEELETLELSKSEAMREALRSYLARNESATTDSLDAVVADRVDALIDERLDAFTPSEPQDVNVNITLDGVSERTTADDATQRKTNDATAQTPSDARKTCAQCGEEIDDENVYCPNCGEKASHRVFCDCGDELRSDWGFCPSCGRRTPAADVLDRP; from the coding sequence ATGAGCAAGATCACGTTCCGTGCCGACGACGAGCTCATCGAGGAGCTCGAAACCCTGGAGCTCTCCAAGAGCGAGGCGATGCGGGAAGCGCTCCGATCGTATCTCGCACGGAACGAGTCGGCGACGACCGACAGCCTCGATGCCGTCGTCGCCGACCGCGTCGATGCGCTCATCGACGAGCGACTGGACGCGTTTACGCCGTCAGAGCCACAGGACGTGAACGTAAACATCACGCTCGACGGCGTTTCCGAGCGGACGACCGCGGACGACGCGACCCAGCGTAAGACGAACGACGCGACGGCGCAAACGCCGTCGGACGCGCGTAAAACGTGTGCGCAGTGTGGCGAAGAAATCGACGACGAGAACGTCTACTGCCCGAACTGCGGCGAAAAGGCATCCCATCGCGTGTTCTGCGACTGCGGCGACGAACTCCGTTCGGACTGGGGGTTCTGTCCGAGCTGTGGTCGGCGCACGCCCGCAGCCGACGTCCTGGATCGACCGTAG
- a CDS encoding DUF4129 domain-containing protein: protein MNRDALGVVVLAALAILAIAVGAAAIDAPTQTAGSATGSGGGSGGFFGEGQIFDLGQQAQIDSSGGSGVIEALLQLLVIVLVGGFLLGLYVLRDELGLRDLGVVALGSVVLAGLLFGLYRLLGLLGNNDAANGSGVASRRTPVFPGGGSDGAADSVAQTVSTDPLLVLAVATVFLVGIGLLVRSGWTTDEDKNNGEPTPAASNSSSPSVAELGRAAGNAADRIADDTSTDNEIYRAWREMIEQLNMGNPRSRTPEEFARAATDAGMARENVTELTDVFRAVRYGGTDATDEREARAVAALRRIEDDAEER, encoded by the coding sequence GTGAATCGCGACGCGCTCGGCGTCGTGGTGCTCGCCGCACTGGCGATCCTCGCCATCGCCGTCGGGGCCGCCGCCATCGACGCGCCGACGCAGACGGCCGGGAGCGCCACTGGGAGCGGTGGCGGGAGCGGCGGCTTCTTCGGCGAGGGGCAGATTTTCGATCTCGGTCAGCAGGCTCAGATCGATTCGTCAGGCGGCTCGGGAGTGATCGAGGCTCTTCTCCAGCTGCTCGTCATCGTGCTCGTCGGTGGATTTCTCCTCGGCCTGTACGTCCTGCGCGACGAACTCGGTCTCCGCGATCTCGGCGTCGTCGCGCTCGGATCGGTCGTTCTGGCTGGCCTGCTGTTCGGGCTATACCGCCTCCTCGGTCTCCTCGGTAACAACGACGCGGCGAACGGGAGTGGTGTCGCCAGCAGGCGAACACCCGTGTTTCCGGGCGGTGGCAGCGACGGGGCGGCCGACAGCGTGGCCCAGACCGTTTCGACCGATCCGCTGCTCGTGCTCGCCGTCGCCACCGTGTTCCTCGTCGGGATCGGGCTCTTGGTTCGTTCCGGGTGGACGACCGACGAGGACAAAAATAATGGAGAACCAACACCTGCGGCGTCGAACTCGTCGTCCCCCAGTGTGGCCGAACTCGGACGTGCGGCCGGAAACGCGGCCGATCGCATCGCCGACGACACGAGCACTGACAACGAGATCTACCGCGCGTGGCGGGAGATGATCGAGCAGTTGAACATGGGAAACCCGCGCTCGCGGACGCCGGAGGAGTTCGCCCGCGCCGCGACCGACGCCGGCATGGCTCGCGAAAACGTCACCGAACTCACCGACGTCTTCAGAGCCGTGCGCTACGGCGGGACCGACGCCACTGACGAACGCGAAGCGCGGGCGGTGGCCGCATTGCGGCGCATCGAGGACGACGCGGAGGAGCGATGA
- a CDS encoding DUF7269 family protein, whose amino-acid sequence MSRGRSLAVAVGVALVLWGLAVASVPEFAGGVTLTTELLGAVAVVALAGGAVAVRSRLQSDRAERNLATPESADEFSTPGEEFDEELAALAPNGRMRGASERRAIRDRLDELALRVLIRQGISEQAAREQLAEGTWTDDPYAAAFFAEARASDVPLEERLRAAFSGEPSERRRARHAADALAAIASREREQ is encoded by the coding sequence ATGAGTCGCGGACGATCGCTGGCCGTCGCGGTCGGCGTCGCGCTCGTCCTCTGGGGGCTGGCCGTCGCGAGCGTGCCGGAGTTCGCCGGCGGCGTCACACTGACGACCGAACTGCTCGGCGCGGTCGCGGTCGTCGCGCTCGCCGGCGGTGCTGTGGCCGTCCGCTCACGGCTCCAGTCAGATAGGGCGGAGCGCAACCTGGCGACGCCCGAGTCCGCAGACGAGTTCTCGACGCCGGGCGAGGAGTTCGATGAGGAACTCGCTGCACTCGCACCGAACGGACGGATGCGAGGAGCCAGCGAGCGCCGCGCGATACGCGATCGGTTGGACGAACTCGCTCTGAGGGTATTGATTCGGCAGGGGATCAGCGAGCAGGCTGCCCGCGAACAGCTCGCGGAAGGGACGTGGACCGACGACCCCTACGCAGCGGCGTTTTTCGCCGAGGCACGTGCATCGGACGTGCCCCTCGAAGAGCGTCTTCGAGCGGCGTTCAGCGGCGAGCCGAGCGAGCGCCGGCGGGCGCGCCACGCGGCTGACGCACTCGCCGCCATCGCGAGCCGGGAGCGCGAGCAGTGA
- a CDS encoding DUF58 domain-containing protein has protein sequence MSRSGAGRAASADDGRVRRTGRWRGVSALALVAGAVGIPADSAGLVLVGVVGVVFAGFARAARPPTVDLSIERSVSDAEPASDEDVTVTVTIENTGDSILPALRIIDGVPPALAVESGSPRLATALRSGETTTLSYDVSAARGRHAFGPALAIARDTSGAVERRHEVMATDETPITCVPALDAQMAIGLRQQTIGQPGRVLTDIGGSGVAFHTTREYRPGDPLSRIDWNRKAKTGDLSTVDFREERAAAVVLLVDAREGAYRAPSDDRDSAVERSVAASGALYVALTDAENPVGIAALAPESCWLAPGFGASHRARASELLATHPALAPTSPDDPFFPSIRLRRLRRRLPSEAQLVVCSPLCDDYIVGLLQRLDASGHRVTVLSPDPTNDETPGQRVARTERTLRLSTLRAAGIPVVDWGTESLARAGGTR, from the coding sequence GTGAGCCGTTCCGGTGCAGGTCGAGCGGCGAGCGCGGACGATGGCCGGGTGCGTCGAACGGGCCGCTGGCGAGGGGTGAGCGCGCTCGCGCTGGTCGCCGGCGCGGTCGGCATCCCCGCCGACAGCGCCGGCCTCGTGCTCGTCGGCGTCGTCGGCGTCGTTTTCGCGGGCTTCGCACGGGCCGCGCGCCCGCCAACCGTCGATCTTTCCATCGAGCGATCGGTGAGCGACGCCGAACCGGCTTCCGACGAAGACGTGACGGTGACGGTGACGATCGAGAACACCGGTGACTCCATCCTGCCCGCTCTCCGGATCATCGACGGCGTTCCGCCCGCACTCGCCGTCGAATCGGGGTCGCCACGGCTGGCGACCGCGCTCAGATCGGGCGAAACGACGACACTCTCCTACGACGTGAGCGCTGCTCGCGGCCGACACGCCTTCGGGCCAGCGCTCGCCATCGCCCGCGACACGAGCGGGGCGGTTGAGCGACGGCACGAGGTGATGGCGACCGACGAGACGCCGATCACCTGCGTGCCGGCGCTCGATGCACAGATGGCGATCGGGCTTCGCCAGCAGACGATCGGCCAGCCCGGGCGCGTGCTCACCGACATCGGCGGGTCGGGCGTCGCCTTCCACACCACCCGCGAGTACCGCCCGGGCGATCCGCTCTCGCGCATCGACTGGAACCGGAAGGCGAAGACCGGCGATCTCTCCACTGTGGACTTCCGCGAGGAGCGTGCCGCCGCGGTCGTGCTGCTCGTCGACGCGCGCGAGGGAGCCTATCGCGCGCCGAGCGACGATCGCGACAGCGCGGTCGAGCGAAGCGTCGCGGCCAGCGGGGCGCTGTACGTCGCGCTGACCGACGCGGAGAACCCGGTCGGGATCGCCGCACTCGCGCCCGAATCCTGTTGGCTCGCGCCGGGATTCGGCGCGAGCCATCGCGCCCGTGCCAGCGAACTGCTCGCCACCCACCCAGCACTCGCGCCGACGTCGCCCGACGACCCCTTCTTCCCGTCGATACGGCTGCGACGACTGCGCCGCCGACTGCCGTCCGAGGCACAGTTGGTGGTTTGCTCGCCGCTGTGCGACGATTACATCGTGGGGCTCCTCCAGCGACTCGACGCCAGCGGCCACCGCGTGACCGTTCTCAGTCCCGATCCCACGAACGACGAAACGCCCGGCCAGCGGGTGGCCCGCACCGAGCGCACCCTCCGCCTGTCGACGCTGCGCGCGGCCGGCATCCCGGTCGTCGACTGGGGAACGGAGTCGCTCGCTCGGGCGGGAGGTACACGGTGA
- a CDS encoding DUF7519 family protein produces MSCSSIDDAPPRASVAIAIGVAVVGTLSLALSGPAAIVGAVGVVGLAVGLRSSSRAAVTLGAAGLFCGTLLAGLAGAPSPLLLAATAATVVAWDIAEFGIDLGETVGRTATTRRAEFVHAGTSGALALVGAGGGSIVYRLAGGGPALVPIALLFGAVVLVLALRP; encoded by the coding sequence GTGAGTTGCTCGTCGATCGACGACGCACCGCCACGGGCGAGCGTCGCCATCGCGATCGGCGTCGCAGTCGTCGGCACGCTGTCGCTGGCACTCTCGGGACCGGCGGCCATCGTCGGCGCGGTCGGCGTCGTCGGTCTCGCCGTCGGATTGCGCTCGTCGTCGCGGGCGGCCGTCACGCTCGGGGCCGCGGGACTGTTCTGCGGAACGCTGCTCGCGGGGCTCGCCGGCGCGCCATCCCCACTCCTACTGGCGGCGACCGCCGCCACGGTCGTCGCGTGGGACATCGCCGAGTTCGGCATCGATCTCGGCGAGACGGTCGGGAGGACGGCCACGACGCGCCGGGCGGAGTTCGTCCATGCGGGCACGAGCGGTGCGCTGGCACTGGTCGGAGCCGGCGGCGGGTCGATCGTCTATCGGCTGGCCGGCGGCGGGCCGGCACTCGTTCCGATCGCGCTACTGTTCGGCGCGGTGGTGCTCGTCCTCGCGCTCCGGCCTTGA
- a CDS encoding AAA family ATPase — protein MEIDAAHSEIERVLDALDATVIADRSLLETILMGALARGHVLVEDVPGTGKTLIARNVARALGLSFSRVQFTPDLLPSDVTGTHVYDESTGEFSFSQGPVFANVVLADEINRAPPKTQAALLEAMEERQVTVDGETHNLPDPFVVIATQNPVEMAGTFELPEAQVDRFLVETEIGYPDEEGEIELLRRRAERDERSPRTERVLSTDRVRALQEVPESVRVDEDLLTYAVAIARATRQRSACSVGVSPRGTQRLFEAARARAVLSGRAFVTPEDVNGIASAVLAHRLVLTPDAAVEDVEKQSIVESVLDEVPVPTV, from the coding sequence ATGGAGATCGACGCGGCCCACAGCGAGATCGAGCGGGTTCTCGACGCGCTCGACGCGACCGTGATCGCCGACCGCTCGCTGCTCGAAACGATCCTCATGGGTGCGCTCGCGCGTGGTCACGTGCTCGTCGAGGACGTTCCGGGGACGGGCAAGACGCTCATCGCCCGCAACGTCGCCCGCGCGCTCGGCCTCTCCTTTTCGCGCGTGCAGTTCACACCTGACCTCTTGCCGTCGGACGTGACCGGAACGCACGTCTACGACGAGAGCACCGGTGAGTTCTCGTTCTCACAGGGGCCGGTCTTCGCGAACGTCGTGCTCGCCGACGAGATCAATCGTGCACCGCCGAAGACCCAGGCCGCCCTCTTGGAGGCGATGGAGGAGCGTCAGGTCACCGTCGACGGCGAGACCCACAACCTCCCCGATCCCTTCGTCGTCATCGCGACCCAGAACCCCGTCGAGATGGCGGGCACCTTCGAGCTCCCCGAGGCACAGGTCGATCGCTTCCTCGTCGAGACCGAGATCGGCTACCCCGACGAGGAGGGCGAGATCGAACTCCTCCGGCGGCGTGCCGAGCGCGACGAGCGGAGTCCGCGAACGGAGCGGGTGCTCTCGACCGATCGGGTGCGCGCGCTGCAGGAGGTTCCGGAATCGGTGCGCGTCGACGAGGACCTGCTGACCTACGCGGTCGCCATCGCGCGGGCCACCCGCCAGCGGTCGGCGTGTTCGGTCGGCGTCTCGCCCCGTGGTACGCAGCGACTGTTCGAGGCCGCCCGCGCCCGTGCGGTGCTGTCGGGCCGTGCGTTCGTCACACCCGAAGACGTGAACGGCATCGCGTCGGCGGTGCTCGCCCATCGGCTGGTGCTCACGCCCGATGCCGCCGTCGAGGACGTCGAAAAGCAGTCGATCGTCGAGAGCGTGCTCGACGAGGTGCCGGTGCCGACGGTCTGA